In Granulicella mallensis MP5ACTX8, the sequence CCTGAGCACTCGTCTTGTAATGAAGCACCGCCTGGATCGACTTGCCCTTCAGCTCGGCGGAATGATTGTCTACGCGTTGACCGTCGACGAAGATTTCAAGCGAGTCGAATGGTCGTGAGACCTTCATCGCGAAATAGATCTCGCGTCCGTTGGCCCAGCGAGCAGTGCTCTTTCCGCCGACCAATGTATCGTTGCCCTGGACCCGAAGATTGCTCCATCGCACGACGTTGGGACCGTCGTCGTAGCCATGGGCGAGATCGACGATGAAGTAGCTCTCATCGCTTTTCGGAAAGGTATATCGATGCATCCCTGTTCGCTCAGTTGCAGTCAACTCCGCTGTGATCTTGTAGTCGCTGAGAAGAACGGAGTAGTAGCCCGGTGATGCTCGCTCGTCTTCATGATGAAAGCGCGAGCGGTAGCCCTCTTCCGGATGTTCGCGCGTTCCGGGAACCGTCTTGACGGCACCTGTGCAGGCCATGACGAGGATGTCCAGCATGTCACCGATGCCAGTGCCACTGAGATGGGTATGACTGAAGCCCATGATGGACGAGTCTGAGTAGTTGTACCCGGAGCACCAGTCCCAGCCTCGGTTGTAGGTATCTGGACTGAGTTGCACCATCCCGAACGGCAGCGTGGCACCGGGATAGCAGTGTCCGTGGCCGCCTGTTCCAATGCGGATATCAACGTATTGAGAGACCTTGGCGTTACTCTCCGAGTGGTCAGCATAGGTGTTTGCGATCGTGCCAAGGGATCGCGCTTTCGCAATTCCACTGCAAAGGCTAGCAGCGCTTAGGGCGGTGAAACGTCGCCGTGAAATCATGATGCTCCTGTCTAACGGGGGATTGAATTTTTACTTAGCTGGCTTAAGCGGAAGCTTTTTGGAAGGCGTCGTTTCTTCTACAAATATCTTCTTGATCTGCGTTGTTAGTTGAAGGTAGAAATCCGATGGAAGCTGTTTGCCGTCCGCATCCAGCGTCAGCCAGTAGCCTGGCGTTGGGGCATCGGCGCGACGCGGAGCCGCTTTAAAAATTGCGGTGCCTTCATTGACTTCATCGAACATGGCTATCTTCACCATGCAGGCACCCGCAGTCCGGGCGTTGTAGGCCTGTCGCCAGAAGAATTCACCGCCAAGCCGGGGTATCTGGTTAGCAGGGGACTCCGGCTTCAAGTTGTGCCACGAGAATCCCGGAAAGATCACGGGCATATAGAGCTGATGATTCTTTTGTGTCAGGGCCACGTCAGGCTCCAGATGCGAAGTCTTCCAGTGATCGGCGGCTTCAGGAGAGTTATACCGGCCTACGGTCCAGGGTTGCACTACATCGAGCGCCGCATAGACACTTGCCCAATTCGGATCATGCGTACTGTCTCCAGAGAGGCTGCCCCAACCTGAAGGTGTTCCTCCGATGACGGCTGCTCCTTGCTGCTGGAACCAGCGGATGATCTTCAGCGCGAGTACTGGATCGACGATGTGATGCCCGTCTCCGAAGCCTAGTCCCCAGATAGCGATAACAGGTTTACCGTTCAGCCGCAGGTAGGCGTTGCTGCTGACAAAGCCGTCCCGTTGAAGGTAGGACCAGTCATCCTGGAGTTGTGCGAAGACCGTGTCGAGATGGGCCCCGCTCAGGTCGTACTCCACGGCAAACTTCCGGCCATGGTCTTCCGCCGCGGAGCGAATGTTGTGGAGGACGGCATCGCCCTCACGCATAAGGCCAGGTGTCGAGTTGATGAAGCGCTGGGCCAAAGCTCCATCGATTCCGTATTGCTGCATCCATGCGAAGTGCGTTTCAACGGTTTCTTTGCGATAGGAAGAGAAGACGTATGCCGGTTGACCATCGATGGTTGCGGCAGGAAGTTTGCATAGTGACTTCGAGTCAAGCTCTGAAGTATCGGGGTAAAGATCGATGGCCATCGTGTCTGGAGAGGGCGCGCCTTTCGACCAGTGACTCCATGTGTTCGCGGGAGAGCCGTCACCTGGACACCGAAACCATCCCTGGTATCCGACCAGTACAAGACCCTTGGCTGTGCCGCATGGTTGCTGTACAGAACTCTCCGCGACCGAAGGGAGGAATGCTGTTGTCAGTAATAGACCAGCACTCAAGGTGCGCAGAAGATCGAGGAGGGAACGTTCGAATAGCTTGATCATGGCAACTCTTGAGGGAACAGATTCAGAACAGAAACGTGTGCTGAAAGATCGTGTGACCGCGCAGCGAGACAAGTGTATATGGTAGCGATGTCATATGCAATTGCGGATTTCAACTTTCTCGTGAGAGCACGAGAAGGGGCGCCCGATAGGCGCCCTTTTTCGTTGTCGCTGCTTTAAGGGGTGAAGCCTGTATTTCCACTTCCGGTTGCGCTGAAGGCGGTGGAGGCGGAGTCGATAAAGGGGCTAAAGCCGGTGGGAATGTCGAACACGTCGTTGTTGTCAAAGAGAGCATTCCCCTGGCTGCTCGGAAGGATTTCAATGCCATCCATGCCTGGCGAATTGATGACTTCGTTCGTGATCTGACCGTTTTGCATCGCGACGACTTGCAAGGCATTGAAGGTTGCGTTCACGATGCTGTTTCCCCGCAGGAGTTCATTGGTGACCTGCGTTTCGTCGTAGCTCCAGTTATTACCCACGCCAGCGGTAACCGCGGGTTGTGGTGTGCCGCCGCGGTGCTTGCCGCCGTTCTGAAAGAGGATGTTGCCCTGGATCTTTCCGCTTTCGAATTTGCCGCCGATCGGAAAGAAGGGGCCTGAATCGATACCGTTCTGGCGTGCGCCGCCGGAGCCGATATTATTTGCCACGTAGATGTTGGTGCCTCCATAGATGCCGTAACAATCTGCCCACCATGGGGCGACTACTGTGTTCTGCAACACAGTTGGGCTTTGCATTTGCACGAACGAAGTAACGGCTGGAGGATTGCTTGCGGCGTCATTCACTGCGATACCGTCATCGCCGGTACCACGTACGAAGTTATTGCGGGCAGTCAGGTCGTTTCCGGTATTGGACCCGGATGCGCCATTGCCATTATTGAGATTGATGCCGTCGGCGAAGGAGTTATTGATGCGATTATTCTGCGCCAGGCCACCAGTGCCCTGAACCCAGATGCTGGGCCCCGCGTGTTGAAGCCAAACGCTATCGATCTTCCAGTTGGTCCCCGATAGATTGAGGCCATACTTGTGAGCCTCGCGGTTGCCGTTGCTATCCATCGCGAAGTTCTCGAACGTTCCTCCCGGCCCGGTAATCTGGTTGTTTCCTGTGTAGTTGGCACTCTGGACGTTCCAGTAGAGCGTCGAGTACCACATGCCTGCCCCCTGGAGGGTGACACTGTTGACACTAAGCTGGCTGGACAGATAGTACGTGCCCTCTGGGATCCAGACACTTTCTTTTTTGCTGAAGGCGTCATTGATAGCGGCCTGGAAGAAGGGGGTGTTATCGGTGCCGCTGTTGTTGGGGACAGCACCGTAGTTGACTACCGACAGAGAGTTTGGAGGTTGTGACAGTGGCGCCGGTGGAGCCTCTAGATCGATGGCGTCGATGTCGTAATAGGCGGCGGTGTTCTGGGTATCGACGCGAAGCGCGATGGTGTCGTTAGGCTGCACCGCGGCTCCAGAGATGAAAGCATGTGCCTCGTCCCAGTACATGAAGGCTGATTCTCCTGCCCCGGGTGTTTCGGTTGAGCCGAAGTAGGTGGCGTCTGTTTCATAGGTCCAGGTCTGGTGGGAGTTCATCGGAATGGATTGGCGGAGCTGTCCGTTTACGTAGAGGTTGAGTGTGGCATCGATACCTCCTCCAGTGGGAGCATCTGGAATGGAGTAGCGAATATTGATGGCGGTAATGGGTCTACCCGTCAGGTTGGTCCACTGAACGGAAGATGCGGCTCCGGTAAGGTGTGCATACGCACGACCGGAAGCTTCGATCGCTGCGGTTACGAATTCGGTGGGCTGAGGAACGAGCTGAGAGATGACGGTTGCGCCGTTTTGCAAAGAACCCCACTCGCCTTCATAGGTAACGAAGGGAGTAACTGCGCCGATCTGAACCGGCGTAAGAGTCCATTGCTGCGATGCGCTACCGGACGAGTTATTTTCCGATACCAGTGAGCCGTTACTGGCACTAGCGCCACTGTCCAGATACAGCCCGTTTGAAACACCGGAGATCGTGTAACTACTCCCACTGAGCGGTGTGATGTTCCATTGCTGGGTAGCCGTAGGAGCTGTGGACTGAGTTGTAGCCTCGACGGCCGGAGAACCGGTTGCCGTGGTGTTATTCGTATCCAACGCCAGACCGTTCGAGAGGCAGACCAGCGCATACTTGCCGTTCGGTAGTTTGTTGATCTGCCACTGTTGTCCCGTATTGCCGGCGCTTCCGCTGTACTGAATGACATTCGCTCCCGAAGTCATGGAGTTGTTATTGTCGATGTTCAAGCCTGTAGTTTTAGAGGTCAGCGTATAAACGCCGGTATTCAAGGTCGTTCCGGTGCTAAGCGACGGCAGGACTTCGATGCCGTTGACCTGGGCCAGACCTGCTGCTCCATTGCTGAACTGCAAGGCGATGGTGCCCGTGCTTGATGCCGTCGCAGTGAAGGCTCGTTCTACGGCCATGAACTCGCCGCCTGCTGCCGCGAAGATGTCAAAGTTCGACAGGATTTGCGCGCCATTGATCGCGACGTTGAATTCGCGCTGGCCCACTGCCGTCTTCTGAAACTCG encodes:
- a CDS encoding glycoside hydrolase family 71/99-like protein; protein product: MIKLFERSLLDLLRTLSAGLLLTTAFLPSVAESSVQQPCGTAKGLVLVGYQGWFRCPGDGSPANTWSHWSKGAPSPDTMAIDLYPDTSELDSKSLCKLPAATIDGQPAYVFSSYRKETVETHFAWMQQYGIDGALAQRFINSTPGLMREGDAVLHNIRSAAEDHGRKFAVEYDLSGAHLDTVFAQLQDDWSYLQRDGFVSSNAYLRLNGKPVIAIWGLGFGDGHHIVDPVLALKIIRWFQQQGAAVIGGTPSGWGSLSGDSTHDPNWASVYAALDVVQPWTVGRYNSPEAADHWKTSHLEPDVALTQKNHQLYMPVIFPGFSWHNLKPESPANQIPRLGGEFFWRQAYNARTAGACMVKIAMFDEVNEGTAIFKAAPRRADAPTPGYWLTLDADGKQLPSDFYLQLTTQIKKIFVEETTPSKKLPLKPAK
- a CDS encoding RICIN domain-containing protein encodes the protein MKMSRVPVKAVFLATTALAFFGVARMVVAQQGPTTTLLPMPVPAVLRMHAGGSASGLWAAETGLSNSSGSSAVSTTTAINTTLDPVPAPQAVYQTARSGVFTYTVSSLTPGAIYPVKLHFAEFQKTAVGQREFNVAINGAQILSNFDIFAAAGGEFMAVERAFTATASSTGTIALQFSNGAAGLAQVNGIEVLPSLSTGTTLNTGVYTLTSKTTGLNIDNNNSMTSGANVIQYSGSAGNTGQQWQINKLPNGKYALVCLSNGLALDTNNTTATGSPAVEATTQSTAPTATQQWNITPLSGSSYTISGVSNGLYLDSGASASNGSLVSENNSSGSASQQWTLTPVQIGAVTPFVTYEGEWGSLQNGATVISQLVPQPTEFVTAAIEASGRAYAHLTGAASSVQWTNLTGRPITAINIRYSIPDAPTGGGIDATLNLYVNGQLRQSIPMNSHQTWTYETDATYFGSTETPGAGESAFMYWDEAHAFISGAAVQPNDTIALRVDTQNTAAYYDIDAIDLEAPPAPLSQPPNSLSVVNYGAVPNNSGTDNTPFFQAAINDAFSKKESVWIPEGTYYLSSQLSVNSVTLQGAGMWYSTLYWNVQSANYTGNNQITGPGGTFENFAMDSNGNREAHKYGLNLSGTNWKIDSVWLQHAGPSIWVQGTGGLAQNNRINNSFADGINLNNGNGASGSNTGNDLTARNNFVRGTGDDGIAVNDAASNPPAVTSFVQMQSPTVLQNTVVAPWWADCYGIYGGTNIYVANNIGSGGARQNGIDSGPFFPIGGKFESGKIQGNILFQNGGKHRGGTPQPAVTAGVGNNWSYDETQVTNELLRGNSIVNATFNALQVVAMQNGQITNEVINSPGMDGIEILPSSQGNALFDNNDVFDIPTGFSPFIDSASTAFSATGSGNTGFTP